In Saccopteryx leptura isolate mSacLep1 chromosome 9, mSacLep1_pri_phased_curated, whole genome shotgun sequence, the genomic window ATCCAATGGGAGCAGAGAAAGTTTGTTGAGGGAAGTGGTAGGTAAGCTGAGACCCAAAGACTGAGTAGGTGTAGCCAGGCCAATAGAGGAAAGCATTTCTGGCAGAGGACACAGCCCACACAAACACCTGTGGCACAGCAAGCTCTGGCACAGCAGCCGAaatagggaggaggggggaagccGGCTCCAGGAAGCAGCATGCCCTCACGCCGTGGCCAGTCTTATTCAAGTCTGGCTGGTGCTAACCTTGGCGCAGCGGGTCAGAGCTGGGATTTCTGAGTAGAGGTCGGAGGAATCGGGCCGGGTGTGGAGCACCAAGGAGCAGATGTGGTGCAGCAGTGACTGCCTGCGCACTGTGTCCTTCACCTCTGACACCTTCTCCAGGTAGCTCAGCTCAAAGCCACTGCTCTGAAAGGACGTTGTCTGAGCCTGGGCCTGGCTGGCACCACAGCCTGGTCCCCAGCCCTCATGTGCTGTCACTCACCTTGGAGCCATTTAGGAAGTTGCCCACAGCCAGCAAGGTGGCCAGGATGCAGCGGAAGGTGGCATTTTGTACCAGCTGTTCCATACCCACTTTCAGGTCAAACAGTGGTTCTGCAATTTCCTGGTGTGGGAAGCCAAGGACTCTTAGACTACATGGTCATCATACTTACCTGCCCCCAATGCCTGTCCCATCCCCTGACCCAGGTACCCGTTCCATGCTGTCATAGTCCAGCTTGAAGGCCCAGAGTTGTAGGCGGGCAGCTAGGCCCCCAATGGAAGCCAGAGTCATGAGGAAGGTCTCAGCTGGGCCCAGAGGTATGTCAGGATTGGCCAGCTGGGCCTCCTCGATCTTCTGTCGCTCCTCCTCTGTGGGCATCATGGTCAGTAATTTCTGAAGACACAACCACCACCCCACATAGGCCACTCAGTGCTGGCCTGAGGCCTCTGGTGTTGGTCTTCACCCCACCCCCCTAGGCTATCTTAGGGAGCCCCAGGGACTGGAAACTGCTCTGCTAAGCCTATGCCCACCACTGGAGGGACAGGAAATACCTGGTGACCGAAGGAGTGGGCTGGacctcccagctccctcctcacccccagctAGGTGTCCTCACCTCAATGCCGTCCTTGCTGACAGCAAACTCATCGAAGCTGAGCAGGGCAGCCTTGATGACATGCACAGGTGGCAGTGTGGTCAGGCCGATGTTGATAGCGTTGCTGCGCTTGGGGTCCAGCACCATGGTCATTGTCCGGCGGCCCTCACCAGCTTTCTttgaggtggggggaagggcagtgTAAGACTGGGAAAGGGACTAGTTGGGGCAACAGTCTAAGAGGCACTCCAAGACCCCCCCCTAAATAGCCAAATGGTGGGGTCACCCCACAACTGGGGACCTAGGACGAACTTAGATGCTAGTTAGGACTCTGCTGATCCCTTGTTAAGAGACCCGAGACAAGTCCCCATGCctttctttgcctcagtttccccatgtggGAAATGAGTGGCAGCCCCAGCAGTTAAGACCCTTGAGCTCTgattccctcccctctccactggGGTTGCCTTGCAGATGAGGGTGCATTTACCTTGGAAGGTACCATGTCCTTGGCACGGGACTCAAACAGGTGTTCCAGCCGGGCTGTGTCCACTGAGACAGGCTCCAGTGAGGCCCACAGGGTGGAGCAGGGCCCAAAGCGGCTCCTAGAGCCTCCGTGGCCCCCAGCCAGCTTTAGCTCTCGCCAGAAGAGTTTTACTGTCTTCCTCTTAGTGGGGAGGGCTAGGCCGTCTGGTGCTgaggggggaagaggggcagctgggggtggaggtggtgggagggggcCTTTGataggtggaggaggagggggtggaggaggtggggggccTTCAGAGAGGGAGGGCAgtggggggggtggaggtgggaccCCTTTCCCAGCTTCCACAGACTCTATGTTTAGCATGTCCTGGTCTTCGTCCTCCCCCAGATCTGAGAAGTCCAGGTCCCCAATGCAGAGCTTGGGGACACGGGTATGGAGCTCCTGGGTGGGCTCAGCTTTGGGGCTTGGTGGGGCCAGTGGCTCCTTGAGCTCTGGCTCAAGGCTCCGCTGGGCCCGGAGTAGTACTCGGGGGACAGGGCTCTGGGGTGATCTGGGTGCAGGGACTGGTTCAGGGGAATCCCATAGTTCCCGGgcatctagaaaaagaaaagcagctgTCAATGTCTTGCCCTCTGCAGAGCAATAGGGCAACATGGGTAGGTTCTGCCCACCCATCTACTTACCTGGATGCCCATCAGCCTCATCGGGCACTGCCCCAGCCAATGTCTCTGCCCGGCCCTGGGCCAGCGCAGCCTGCTTCTCTGTTTCTGCCGCTGCCACATTCTCCAGGAACCGGGCTCTGGAGGGAGGCACTTGTCAGTGAGGGTATCTGACACATCCAGCCCAGGGTGATGCACATGCTGGGCCCCtgggcacacacagacacacaggaacagaccATGCGCTGAGCACACCCAGGACCCAACCCCTCAAGTCCAGTCCCTGTTTAGTTCTCCACATCTCGGGAGGGTCACTTCCAACCCAGCATTCCTAGATCAATATATATAGAGAAGTTCTACTTAATATTAGACTTACAAACTTGCAGTTCACGTTAATTACTCTGATTCTAGACAAGGGCCCTTAGAGCAGGCTAAGGGGACAGCTGTCCCAATGGGCATACCAGGCTGTCCTTCCCTTGGCATGTCTGTAGCTTCTAAGAGCTATGACCTATGCCCAGAAAGGGGCCTGGTAAATGACAGGCACTCAGGTCATGTTGAGGTAGTGAATATgatctcccatccaagtactaaccaggcccgaccctgcttagcttccgagatcagacgagatcgggcgcgttcagggtggtatggccgtagacgtgAATATGATCTAATGTCTCTTTTTTGGTTCCTCTAGCCTCTGATGGCCCTCAGTCCCTGCCCTTAACTTAGACCCAggttgcttctccacctccacaccACACAACACCCTAGATCCCCTCCCTGCCATAGTCCTGTTCTGACCACATGGGAGAATGGACCCCAGGTTGAGAGTCCCTGTCCTCAGCTCCAGTCAAAGCCATTAAGTTGTCACTATTGAAGCACAGGGACCACTATGACCCCAGTGAACTAATCCCAGTACTTAGTCCACAGGTAACTGAGGAGGCATAGTCTGGGAGAGAAGGGCCTGAGGGTCCCCCTGCTCTGACTGCATCAGGCAAGTGGAATCCCCGCAGGGGGAAGCAATGCTGAAGCCCTGAGCACATGGCAGGCCTGGCAGGCTGGCATCTGTACTTACTCCAGCCTGGCCTGCCCAGTAGGGGACTGGGGGACAGGTGGGCTCTCAGGGGCCCTGGGTGAGGGGATGAGAGAAGAGATAGTAATTGTGGTGTCTGCTCAGCCCCAAAGCCCAATTGCTCACACCCACACAGAGCTGGGCAGTGCTGTCAGGGACTCCTTCCCGGCCACAGTGGGAAGAGGAGGGGCTCGGGGGAGACATGACAAGAGCAAAGTGTAAGCGGAGGGGAGAGACCGACATAAAGCCAGACAGGGTGCAGTAAGAGACAAAGGCAGATTAGAACAAGAGTCAGAGACAGTGAccaagaaacagaaagacagtaGGAGTAGGGAGATAGGTGACATTGGCTAAGACAGACGGAACGTtagaaagagatgaagagaagCCACAGGAGGAGGAGGTCCAGTCAGAACCGAACCTCACCCCCCCAGTAGTCACTTACCAAACAGGAGCAGTTTGGTGAAgtctggaaagaaagagaaagcacgCGTTTGGGCAGAGGAGGCGGAGGGTCCATGAAGGGGAGCAGAGCTGGGGGACAGGTGGGAAGAGGATTCCAGGTGCGGGCAGTGTCTATCTGCCTACTTACTTGTAGATGCTCCTCTCAGAGGAGCTGTCAGCTGAGGGTGTCACGGAGAGCGCAGGAAAGAGGTTCACCGAGGTATAGAGGCCAGAGGCAGGGCCCACCTGGCCCCGCCCAGGGCCTGTAGGCGGGGCGGGGCCTGTGGGGCTGGAGGCGGAGCTTGTCGGTGAGGCAGGGCTGGTGGTGGTAGAGGAGGGGCCTGTGGGGCTGGAGGCGGGGTCAGTCAGGAGCCTGGGcttctccaggtccacccatccCTCCACCCCAACTGCTGAGGCATTTTCTTACCCAGGCTCAGTGGCACGCACAGTGCAGCCCCCGCCTTCTAGAGATCGGCGGCTCCTCTTGCCTTCCTCTGAAGAGGGCTTTCTCCGTTCCCGCCGCCCACCCGCGGCCGGTTCCTCTATGTCACCATCCTCCAACCGCAGGGCGCTCTAGCAGACATGGGCCCAGATGTGAGCAGCAGAGGCAAGGTTGAGCGCTGGGGAACAgcgccctctccctcccctcctctcgctccCAGTTGGCCCAGCCTACCTCGTAGAGCACAAGCTGCGCTCGAAGGTCAACGTCAGTGCCCGCAGTGCTCAAGTGGCGCTGGACCAGTGCCTCCATTCCCTGCTGCTCCAGCGCATCCGTCACATCGTAGAAGGAGTCCTGATCTGGGAGCGCGGCCAGCGTCTAGAGTGGAGACAGGAGGGCAAGACTGAAATTAATGGTGGCCTGAAGTCAGGTGCCTGAGGGGCTCAGAAGCGGTGTTTGGTTCCAcctcacctccccccccacacaccttaTTGATGAGGGTAACTGTGTACACCAACAACTCAGGGTCTGTACCATTCTTCTCCTCTAGGATGAACACCAGATTGGCCCATGGAAAAGTACCTGTCACACAGAAGGGGGAGCAGTCATGCAGAGAAAGGTAGAAAGAAGGCTCTGAGTGCTGGGGGAGCGAGGGACAGCCTCTGACCTGTGGTGCTCGCCACAGAGTTGACTGCGTAGATGAACAGCGGCGCGTTGCTCTCAGAGTATTCCACAAACACCAGCAGCAGCTTCAGGGCTGTCTTCACCACCAAGCGGGACTAGGGGGAGGGATCACCATATATGAGTGAGGCTTGTGCCGGCTCCTTCTGTGGGGGAGGAAGGCCTACTTGGGCTGGACTGAGAGGAGAGTGTCAGCAGAAAGACCCTGGCTCTAGGCCCAGGTGTTGAAGTGTTTTCTAGGCTTAGGGGGCCACGGACTCACTCCACTATAGcccattttgcagaagaggaaactgaggcccagagagaggcagTGAGAAGAGGGTACACGGCTTGATGGAGGGCCACTTACCGGGCTGGCACACAGGGTGTACAGCCACTGCACGGTCTCAGTGTGGGCCACCACCCCCAGCATCCCATCCACAAAAAGCATCAGTTGGC contains:
- the FHOD1 gene encoding FH1/FH2 domain-containing protein 1 isoform X2 — translated: MAGGEDRGDGEPVSVVTVRVQYLEDTDPFACANFPEPRRAPTCSLDGALPLGAQIPALHRLLGAPLKLEDCALQVSPSGYYLDPELSLEEQREMLEGFYEEISKGRKPTLILRTQLSVRVNAILEKLYGSSGPELRRSLFSLKQIFQEDKDLVPEFVHSEGLSCLIRVGAAADHNYQTYILRALGQLMLFVDGMLGVVAHTETVQWLYTLCASPSRLVVKTALKLLLVFVEYSESNAPLFIYAVNSVASTTGTFPWANLVFILEEKNGTDPELLVYTVTLINKTLAALPDQDSFYDVTDALEQQGMEALVQRHLSTAGTDVDLRAQLVLYESALRLEDGDIEEPAAGGRRERRKPSSEEGKRSRRSLEGGGCTVRATEPGPASPTSSASSPTGPAPPTGPGRGQVGPASGLYTSVNLFPALSVTPSADSSSERSIYKLHQTAPVWAPESPPVPQSPTGQARLEARFLENVAAAETEKQAALAQGRAETLAGAVPDEADGHPDARELWDSPEPVPAPRSPQSPVPRVLLRAQRSLEPELKEPLAPPSPKAEPTQELHTRVPKLCIGDLDFSDLGEDEDQDMLNIESVEAGKGVPPPPPPLPSLSEGPPPPPPPPPPPIKGPLPPPPPPAAPLPPSAPDGLALPTKRKTVKLFWRELKLAGGHGGSRSRFGPCSTLWASLEPVSVDTARLEHLFESRAKDMVPSKKAGEGRRTMTMVLDPKRSNAINIGLTTLPPVHVIKAALLSFDEFAVSKDGIEKLLTMMPTEEERQKIEEAQLANPDIPLGPAETFLMTLASIGGLAARLQLWAFKLDYDSMEREIAEPLFDLKVGMEQLVQNATFRCILATLLAVGNFLNGSKSSGFELSYLEKVSEVKDTVRRQSLLHHICSLVLHTRPDSSDLYSEIPALTRCAKVDFEQLTENLGQLEHRSRAAEESLRSLAKHELAPALRARLTHFLAHCARRVAMLRVVHRRVCNRFHAFLLYLGYTAQAAREVRVTQFCHTLREFALEYRTCRERVLQQQKKRATYRERNKTRGRMITETEKFSGVAGEAPSNPSIPVAVGSGPGQGDADSHASMKSLLTSKPEDTTHGRRSRGLAQSSSPVMPTAAGPSTVPPEEPPGSSLPSDTSDEIMDLLVQSVTKSSPRALAARERKRSRGNRKSLRRTLKSGLGDDLVQALGLSKGPGLEV
- the FHOD1 gene encoding FH1/FH2 domain-containing protein 1 isoform X3, with product MAGGEDRGDGEPVSVVTVRVQYLEDTDPFACANFPEPRRAPTCSLDGALPLGAQIPALHRLLGAPLKLEDCALQVSPSGYYLDPELSLEEQREMLEGFYEEISKGRKPTLILRTQLSVRVNAILEKLYGSSGPELRRSLFSLKQIFQEDKDLVPEFVHSEGLSCLIRVGAAADHNYQTYILRALGQLMLFVDGMLGVVAHTETVQWLYTLCASPSRLVVKTALKLLLVFVEYSESNAPLFIYAVNSVASTTGTFPWANLVFILEEKNGTDPELLVYTVTLINKTLAALPDQDSFYDVTDALEQQGMEALVQRHLSTAGTDVDLRAQLVLYESALRLEDGDIEEPAAGGRRERRKPSSEEGKRSRRSLEGGGCTVRATEPGPTGPSSTTTSPASPTSSASSPTGPAPPTGPGRGQVGPASGLYTSVNLFPALSVTPSADSSSERSIYKARFLENVAAAETEKQAALAQGRAETLAGAVPDEADGHPDARELWDSPEPVPAPRSPQSPVPRVLLRAQRSLEPELKEPLAPPSPKAEPTQELHTRVPKLCIGDLDFSDLGEDEDQDMLNIESVEAGKGVPPPPPPLPSLSEGPPPPPPPPPPPIKGPLPPPPPPAAPLPPSAPDGLALPTKRKTVKLFWRELKLAGGHGGSRSRFGPCSTLWASLEPVSVDTARLEHLFESRAKDMVPSKKAGEGRRTMTMVLDPKRSNAINIGLTTLPPVHVIKAALLSFDEFAVSKDGIEKLLTMMPTEEERQKIEEAQLANPDIPLGPAETFLMTLASIGGLAARLQLWAFKLDYDSMEREIAEPLFDLKVGMEQLVQNATFRCILATLLAVGNFLNGSKSSGFELSYLEKVSEVKDTVRRQSLLHHICSLVLHTRPDSSDLYSEIPALTRCAKVDFEQLTENLGQLEHRSRAAEESLRSLAKHELAPALRARLTHFLAHCARRVAMLRVVHRRVCNRFHAFLLYLGYTAQAAREVRVTQFCHTLREFALEYRTCRERVLQQQKKRATYRERNKTRGRMITETEKFSGVAGEAPSNPSIPVAVGSGPGQGDADSHASMKSLLTSKPEDTTHGRRSRGLAQSSSPVMPTAAGPSTVPPEEPPGSSLPSDTSDEIMDLLVQSVTKSSPRALAARERKRSRGNRKSLRRTLKSGLGDDLVQALGLSKGPGLEV
- the FHOD1 gene encoding FH1/FH2 domain-containing protein 1 isoform X1, which gives rise to MAGGEDRGDGEPVSVVTVRVQYLEDTDPFACANFPEPRRAPTCSLDGALPLGAQIPALHRLLGAPLKLEDCALQVSPSGYYLDPELSLEEQREMLEGFYEEISKGRKPTLILRTQLSVRVNAILEKLYGSSGPELRRSLFSLKQIFQEDKDLVPEFVHSEGLSCLIRVGAAADHNYQTYILRALGQLMLFVDGMLGVVAHTETVQWLYTLCASPSRLVVKTALKLLLVFVEYSESNAPLFIYAVNSVASTTGTFPWANLVFILEEKNGTDPELLVYTVTLINKTLAALPDQDSFYDVTDALEQQGMEALVQRHLSTAGTDVDLRAQLVLYESALRLEDGDIEEPAAGGRRERRKPSSEEGKRSRRSLEGGGCTVRATEPGPTGPSSTTTSPASPTSSASSPTGPAPPTGPGRGQVGPASGLYTSVNLFPALSVTPSADSSSERSIYKLHQTAPVWAPESPPVPQSPTGQARLEARFLENVAAAETEKQAALAQGRAETLAGAVPDEADGHPDARELWDSPEPVPAPRSPQSPVPRVLLRAQRSLEPELKEPLAPPSPKAEPTQELHTRVPKLCIGDLDFSDLGEDEDQDMLNIESVEAGKGVPPPPPPLPSLSEGPPPPPPPPPPPIKGPLPPPPPPAAPLPPSAPDGLALPTKRKTVKLFWRELKLAGGHGGSRSRFGPCSTLWASLEPVSVDTARLEHLFESRAKDMVPSKKAGEGRRTMTMVLDPKRSNAINIGLTTLPPVHVIKAALLSFDEFAVSKDGIEKLLTMMPTEEERQKIEEAQLANPDIPLGPAETFLMTLASIGGLAARLQLWAFKLDYDSMEREIAEPLFDLKVGMEQLVQNATFRCILATLLAVGNFLNGSKSSGFELSYLEKVSEVKDTVRRQSLLHHICSLVLHTRPDSSDLYSEIPALTRCAKVDFEQLTENLGQLEHRSRAAEESLRSLAKHELAPALRARLTHFLAHCARRVAMLRVVHRRVCNRFHAFLLYLGYTAQAAREVRVTQFCHTLREFALEYRTCRERVLQQQKKRATYRERNKTRGRMITETEKFSGVAGEAPSNPSIPVAVGSGPGQGDADSHASMKSLLTSKPEDTTHGRRSRGLAQSSSPVMPTAAGPSTVPPEEPPGSSLPSDTSDEIMDLLVQSVTKSSPRALAARERKRSRGNRKSLRRTLKSGLGDDLVQALGLSKGPGLEV